The following proteins are co-located in the Alphaproteobacteria bacterium genome:
- a CDS encoding cell division protein ZapA, whose protein sequence is MGKVRVQINGRTYPISCEDGEEDHIRQLGTYLDAVVRNLIETGGDTSQITDTHLMLMGGLLVADELSDAYAKIEELGGGSAVERQSATATFEAMTVRLDAIASRLENS, encoded by the coding sequence ATGGGCAAGGTTCGCGTACAGATCAACGGTCGCACCTATCCGATCAGCTGCGAGGATGGTGAGGAAGACCACATCCGTCAGCTCGGCACCTACCTCGACGCGGTGGTGCGCAATCTGATCGAGACCGGCGGCGACACCAGCCAGATTACCGATACCCATCTTATGCTGATGGGGGGGCTCTTGGTGGCCGACGAGCTATCCGACGCCTATGCTAAGATCGAGGAGCTTGGCGGCGGTAGTGCGGTAGAGCGGCAAAGTGCGACGGCGACGTTTGAAGCGATGACGGTGCGGCTTGATGCCATTGCTTCGCGCCTTGAGAACTCTTAG
- a CDS encoding DUF4164 family protein gives MASFDEARQRFESAVDRLEATVARTDAPSAATGPHLSAELAEARAERDRLAGELADMRAQCEALRLAADQASTRLDGTIERVRILIGD, from the coding sequence ATGGCATCATTTGACGAGGCGCGGCAACGCTTCGAATCGGCGGTAGACCGACTGGAGGCGACGGTCGCCCGGACGGACGCACCCTCGGCAGCGACCGGGCCTCATCTCAGCGCCGAGCTCGCGGAGGCTCGTGCCGAGCGCGATCGCCTAGCGGGTGAGCTGGCTGACATGCGTGCGCAATGCGAGGCATTGCGGCTCGCCGCCGATCAGGCATCGACCCGGCTCGACGGCACCATCGAGCGCGTGCGTATTCTGATAGGTGATTGA